The Flavobacterium commune genome contains a region encoding:
- the murI gene encoding glutamate racemase, with the protein MDNNKPIGIFDSGIGGTSIWREIHNLLPNEKTIYLADSKNAPYGEKSKEEIIRLSMKNTDFLLNMNCKLIVVACNTATTNAIRELRAHYDVPFIGIEPAIKPAAIHSKTQVIGILATKGTLNSELFNKTTEMFYHTKIIEQIGYGLVELIENGQMESPEMTQLLQSYLNPMIDANIDFLVLGCSHYPYLIPQIRTILPDHIEIIDSGLAVARQTQNLLNQIGFNSDNNKQPIFYTNTNPKVLQNILGSKYIVQEKDF; encoded by the coding sequence ATGGACAACAACAAACCCATAGGTATTTTTGACTCCGGTATAGGAGGAACTTCAATCTGGAGGGAGATTCACAATCTCTTGCCCAATGAAAAAACCATTTATTTAGCCGATAGCAAAAATGCCCCTTATGGAGAAAAATCCAAAGAAGAAATCATTCGATTAAGCATGAAAAATACCGATTTCCTGCTTAATATGAATTGCAAACTCATTGTTGTAGCCTGCAACACCGCTACCACTAATGCTATACGGGAATTAAGAGCGCATTATGATGTTCCTTTCATTGGAATTGAACCAGCTATAAAGCCTGCCGCAATACACTCAAAAACACAAGTCATAGGCATACTGGCAACTAAAGGAACCTTGAATAGCGAGCTGTTTAACAAAACCACCGAAATGTTCTATCACACTAAAATTATAGAACAAATAGGTTACGGACTGGTAGAATTAATCGAAAATGGACAAATGGAATCCCCAGAGATGACACAGTTGCTTCAATCTTACCTTAATCCTATGATTGACGCTAATATTGATTTTCTTGTACTGGGCTGTAGTCATTATCCGTATCTCATCCCTCAAATAAGAACTATTCTTCCCGATCATATTGAGATAATCGACTCCGGTTTGGCCGTGGCAAGACAAACACAAAATCTATTAAACCAAATCGGTTTTAATAGTGATAACAACAAGCAGCCCATTTTTTACACTAATACTAACCCTAAAGTGTTGCAAAACATTTTAGGCAGCAAGTACATCGTACAAGAAAAAGATTTTTAG
- a CDS encoding OmpH family outer membrane protein: MRKHFLFLFLAAIAANSLHSQTRGNRVGFIDMEYILQNVKSYNESNSLLEEKAEKWKQEIETKKLEINKIKEALTAEKALLTKSLIEERETEISFLENELLELQQKRFGPNGLLMSQKTLLVKPIQDQVFTAVQDIAEAKKYDFIFDKSSDLTMIFADKRFDISDQVLRIITRTEKREQLSKKELAAEEEKENKEDAIDENPNLAQRQKILDERKAARDKILEDRKLAQEQKKLEYEQRRQKILDDRAAKKNGTVSETAKTEVQKVATNDSPSEAELAKQKAADAKAKTLEERNKIIEDRKKELEERRQKVLDDRAAAAAAKKANTVPETAKAEVTKDTTVQTQTEAELAKQKAEEAKTKTLEERKKIIEDRKKALEERRLQIIKQRDSIKAAREEKLKQ; the protein is encoded by the coding sequence ATGAGAAAACATTTTTTATTTCTATTTTTAGCCGCGATTGCTGCAAACAGCCTTCATTCGCAAACTCGTGGAAACAGAGTGGGTTTTATTGATATGGAATACATTTTACAAAATGTAAAGAGTTATAACGAATCCAATTCACTTTTGGAAGAAAAAGCAGAAAAGTGGAAGCAGGAAATAGAAACTAAAAAATTAGAAATAAACAAAATCAAAGAAGCACTTACAGCCGAAAAAGCTTTGCTAACCAAATCATTAATTGAAGAAAGAGAAACAGAAATCAGTTTTCTGGAAAATGAATTATTAGAATTACAACAAAAAAGATTTGGTCCAAATGGTTTACTGATGAGTCAAAAAACATTATTAGTAAAACCTATACAAGACCAAGTTTTTACAGCAGTTCAGGATATTGCCGAAGCAAAAAAATACGATTTTATCTTTGACAAATCATCCGATTTAACGATGATTTTTGCTGACAAAAGATTTGACATAAGCGATCAGGTACTACGAATAATTACCCGAACCGAAAAAAGAGAACAGCTAAGCAAAAAAGAATTAGCAGCCGAAGAAGAAAAAGAAAACAAAGAAGACGCTATAGACGAGAATCCAAATCTTGCTCAAAGACAAAAAATATTAGACGAAAGAAAGGCAGCAAGAGACAAAATACTGGAAGACAGAAAGCTGGCGCAAGAACAAAAGAAACTGGAATACGAACAAAGAAGACAAAAAATTCTGGACGACAGAGCCGCTAAAAAAAATGGCACGGTTTCTGAAACAGCTAAAACTGAGGTTCAAAAAGTTGCAACAAATGACTCTCCAAGCGAAGCTGAATTAGCCAAACAAAAAGCTGCTGATGCTAAAGCAAAAACACTTGAAGAAAGAAACAAAATTATTGAAGACCGTAAAAAAGAATTAGAAGAAAGAAGACAAAAAGTTCTTGATGACAGAGCAGCTGCTGCAGCTGCTAAAAAAGCAAATACTGTTCCTGAAACAGCTAAAGCTGAAGTTACTAAAGACACAACAGTACAAACGCAGACTGAAGCAGAATTAGCCAAACAAAAAGCAGAAGAAGCTAAAACAAAAACTCTGGAAGAAAGAAAAAAAATTATTGAAGATCGCAAAAAAGCGTTAGAAGAAAGAAGATTACAAATTATTAAACAAAGAGACTCTATCAAAGCTGCTAGAGAGGAAAAACTTAAACAATAA
- a CDS encoding OmpH family outer membrane protein, with product MKQIKTLLIAALFVFGANQTINAQAKVAHVDTGEIMGKMPAMLDAQSQLEKLSTTYDADYKKMVEEYQAKLKKYEAESTTVTEAVNTERGKEVQDMQKRIVDFRDNAQKELQQKESDIVKPLMEKVRAAIQKVGKAKGFQYVLDSTNLLLADGPNITADVKKDLGF from the coding sequence ATGAAACAAATTAAAACTTTATTAATTGCTGCTCTTTTCGTTTTTGGAGCAAACCAAACCATCAATGCACAAGCAAAGGTAGCACATGTAGATACAGGTGAAATTATGGGAAAAATGCCAGCTATGCTAGATGCTCAAAGCCAATTAGAAAAATTAAGCACTACATACGATGCAGATTACAAAAAAATGGTAGAAGAATACCAGGCTAAATTGAAAAAATACGAAGCTGAATCTACAACAGTAACTGAAGCTGTAAACACTGAGCGTGGTAAAGAAGTTCAGGACATGCAAAAAAGAATTGTTGACTTTAGAGATAACGCTCAAAAAGAATTACAACAAAAAGAATCAGACATCGTAAAACCATTAATGGAAAAAGTAAGAGCTGCTATCCAAAAAGTAGGTAAAGCTAAAGGATTCCAATATGTTTTAGATAGTACTAATCTTTTATTAGCTGATGGTCCAAACATCACTGCTGACGTTAAAAAAGACTTAGGATTCTAA
- a CDS encoding OmpP1/FadL family transporter produces MKNKFTFLFFLILASFSAFSQSLSSSPYSIYGLGSLYDSDFGTISAMGSSGVALPSERFINNLNPASLGFSYRNHFLFDVGGKAIQTSYQDLSKKENRNNVQFSHIAFAFPLSTKSAFSLALKPYSSAGFKISDYKLPIQDSNEEYTLSATGTGGLNNFDISYGHRIGKKLGLGLTTSVLFGSTTDNREYLIANSQTTIDKESSYSGVRLNLGWQFKVDSTFTIGAVFKSASKVNATKVQSVVSYNADLDASNTIETDVASDVDDFYLPSEFSVGFHKMFKNKFGVSADYEKAFWENTNQNTMYGNYLNQDKFKLGFSYRKGKNLRNYFDRIQFSAGMNYDTGFLEIDNKRIENKALSFGVSLPIENTFSTLNISYSYGQKGRISNGLIKENYHKLSVNLSLDGIWFVKRKIE; encoded by the coding sequence ATGAAAAATAAATTCACTTTTTTATTCTTTTTGATTTTGGCTTCTTTTAGTGCATTTTCACAAAGTTTGTCCAGCTCTCCTTATTCGATATACGGTTTAGGCAGCTTGTATGATTCTGATTTTGGAACTATTTCGGCTATGGGTTCTTCGGGAGTTGCTTTGCCTTCGGAACGATTTATCAATAATTTGAATCCGGCTTCATTGGGATTTAGTTATCGAAATCATTTTTTGTTTGATGTAGGTGGGAAGGCAATACAGACTTCTTATCAGGATTTGTCTAAAAAAGAGAATCGAAATAATGTCCAGTTTTCGCATATTGCTTTTGCTTTTCCATTGAGTACAAAATCGGCGTTTAGTCTTGCTTTAAAACCGTATTCCAGTGCGGGATTTAAAATTTCTGATTATAAACTGCCTATTCAGGACAGCAACGAAGAATATACTTTGAGTGCAACAGGAACAGGAGGGTTGAACAATTTTGATATTTCTTATGGTCATCGAATTGGTAAAAAGTTAGGCTTAGGTTTGACTACTTCAGTCCTTTTTGGGAGTACAACTGATAATAGAGAATATCTAATTGCTAATTCGCAAACTACTATTGACAAAGAATCTAGTTATAGTGGTGTTCGACTCAATTTAGGTTGGCAATTTAAGGTGGATTCTACCTTTACAATTGGAGCTGTTTTTAAATCGGCTTCTAAAGTTAATGCTACTAAAGTACAATCGGTGGTATCTTACAATGCTGACTTAGATGCTTCGAATACAATTGAAACTGATGTAGCTTCAGATGTTGATGATTTCTACTTGCCTTCTGAGTTTTCGGTGGGTTTTCATAAAATGTTTAAAAACAAATTCGGCGTAAGTGCCGATTATGAGAAAGCCTTTTGGGAAAATACAAATCAAAATACAATGTATGGGAATTATTTGAATCAGGATAAATTCAAATTGGGGTTTTCTTATCGAAAGGGTAAAAATTTAAGAAATTATTTTGATCGCATTCAGTTTTCGGCAGGAATGAATTATGATACCGGTTTTTTAGAAATAGACAATAAACGTATTGAAAATAAGGCGCTTTCTTTTGGGGTTTCCCTGCCTATCGAAAATACTTTTTCGACTCTTAATATTTCGTATTCCTACGGACAAAAAGGCAGAATAAGTAATGGTTTGATTAAGGAAAATTATCATAAGTTATCAGTAAACTTATCTTTAGACGGAATTTGGTTTGTAAAGAGAAAAATCGAATAA